TTTTTctcaaaaaggtaaaataaaaagcCACCACtgtggctgagtggtggcacgtctggttaaatgcacatgttatcatgtacgagagcccaggttcaaggccccagccccacctgcgggggggtggtggtggtggtgggatggggaggggaaagcttcacgagtagtgaagcagtgctgaaggtctttttctcctctatctctctcctctcaatttctctgtctctattcaaaataaataaatttaaaaaattaaactaaaaaaaaaaaaacccactagggTAACAGCAATGGTCAGGTCCAGTCTCTACTGCACCTAGGAGCTTCTCGGCTGCAATGCCACAACCCTCTCTCAAATGTGCTCTCCAAAAGATGGCCTCAGCAGCTCATCCTTGTCATGGGAGTGTCTGAGTGAGGACAgccccctcctccctgcaggtctgGTCACCAGGAGGCAAAGATGATGCGAGAGTCCCTATGGGATGGGGGGGGCAGGAGGCCTTTCTCTGCCCAGCGGTGTAAGACACTGGGCATCAGTGCAGGCACTGGCATCTGCAGAACAAGGAGCCCAGGGGAAAGGCAAGCAGCCCTAGTGCCCAGGGACACAGAGGTCCAGAGGCCCACGCCTTGAGTCTGGTGCTCACCTGAGATAACGGCGGATTGGCTCACAAGCCACCTCCAGGATGACCATTGATGGGTCCAGCACACGCAGTGCTTTGATGGCAGAGATGTAGAGGGTGATGATGTCGCATGTGTTGACACCTGTGGTGGGAGAGGGCATATTATAGCAGCATCTGGAGGGGAGGCAGACTTGGGTGACAGGACCCATGAGGTCATTACTgtgaccacacttccctggagaATGGTGTGAATGGGGTGGGCTGgcccctccttcccctttccACTACTCACAAGTGCTTTCTCTAGAACTTTTCCAGGAGCTAGCTATGGGGGTTAGCCAGGCAGTAAGTCTAAATGGCCCCTGCACCACCCCTACCCCCAGGCCAAGCCTGTTAGTTTGAAAGATCCCTTTCAAGGAAGGCTCAGAAAGTCTGCATGCTTAGCCCTGGCCTGCCAGGTGGGGATACCTGGGTGAAGGAGTCGTGTCTCGAGAGCAGCCTTGAGGGAGAGGAGTAGCTGCTGTCGCTGGTCTGTCCTCTCTAGGCAGTACTTGAGGTCCTCGACAGCAGGCCGGGAGTCTGGGAAGTCTGCAGGAGAGGAAGGGTCCTCATGCATACAGGTACCATATGGAAGAGGATCTGCAGGTGGCAGGTGCTTGGAGGGGCCACACTCTTGCCTTTTGTGTATCCCCATCTGGCCACAACCACCCTACAGGCAGGATAGGCCCCCAGCAGCACCCTTGCCCCccggcctgcccccccccccgacacacaccaCTGACCCTGACCCAGATGATAAGCTGGGGAGCCAAAAGTGGGAGGGGCTCAGTTCGGTTAACAGCCCCAGGtgctacccaccccccaccccctaaagGACAGGCTCGTGCAAGCTAGGCAAACCTCGGATGATGCTGAAGAGCTCCTCGATGCGCAGGCTGGCGTAGATGCGATAGAAGAACCTCTGCACATGGCAGCGCCAGCGGCGCAGGGAATTCCCAGCCTCGGGGGACGCAGCTCTGGCAGGCCCATCTTGCAGAAACACCTTGCCCAGCCAGCCAACCACCCTCTCAATCCACTGCAGGGAGCACAGATGTGGAGGGTGGAggtgtggggggctgggagaAGCCACCGCCCATGTGTCCACTGGGTCCCAGGGAGGTCAGAAGCTACCTGCTCTGGAGGCCACACAGGGGCACACAAAGGGCACCTCAGCATAGCACCAACACATGTTGCCCCTTACAAGGGCATCAGCACTGATGCTCATCACTGCTGTTAGGTGTAGAGTGGGACTTCTGGGGGCCACTTACACAGGCCCCTGACAAGAAGTACACAATAAGGACATGTCTTCTACATGCCAGAGAAGCCTGAGGACAGGTGCACATCCCCAAGGTGGTGCCACCTCAGAGATCACCCTGATAGTCCACCTCTACTCAGCCACCATCTAGCTAGGCTCCAGACTCAAGGTTCCTTCAGTGTGGGGATACCCAGCCTCACCTTGTGGAACTCACGGAGGAAAGAGCGCTCGTACTCGCCTCGGCAGCGGTCCTCCATCCGCTCCCGTGTCACCTGGTGCAGGGTAGTGGTGACAGCCTCGGCACTGACCCGCTCTAGCAGACTGAGCCTGTGTCTAGAGAACAGCCCTGCTGTGAACTGCTGGACTGTATACCCCCATCCCCACGTCCAGGACCTACTCGACCCCCAGCCCCCAAGGCCCTTTCGGCTGGAGTGCAAATGAACCAAGGGCTTCACAAAAATCATGCCAAGAAGATAGGCTGCTGGGAAGGCACCCCCTTTCTGGCTTGGTTGGGTCACAGGTCTTTCCTGTGGAAGCAGCATGTGCCTACCTGGCAGAGTCTCCGCTCATAGCAATagctctgataccaaaagctaaaTGTAACACAGGtgaatgtgtctgtctctctcagtgcAAATCCTGGTCTCCAAGACCACATCTTTCATCCTCTGGCCTCAAGAGTATACAAAAATGTTTCTTCAGAACTTTCAGCAAAAAATGAATGCAAACGAAGCCTTTGGGGCATGCCCACTGGCCCAAATCAGCACAGAACCCTTCTGACTAAAAGCCAGCTGACTTTCCCTAAATAGCTACACTGCTGTCACTTCCAAAGGACACAAATGGCCAGAAGACATATATGTTCACACAATAGGACATACCACTCTCTTTGAAAAGCTAGAAAGCTCAGTAAATTGGTCTAatctcttattttaaaaagaccttTCACAATTACAGGACACTATTTTACCCCTGGAGAGTCTACTGAAAAGGCACAACAGAACTCTGCATAGCCTAAAAAGGGTGGAACAGTGCAAGCTCTTAGTGTGAGCCAAGTGTGAGATACCAGGTCAGTGTGAGTGACAAAGACAGAAAATGTAAACAGGGACCTGGGgaccttctcctccctcctgctATGTCCACAGCTGTTAAGAGAGGTGACAGAGACATCCTTGCTGGCTCAGCAGCTCTTTGCAGAGACCAGCTGGACCCAGGGGTGCAGTCAGGGAGTCAAAAGGAATGGGAGCACAGCTGTGTAGACATGTATACTCACAGGACCTGGCTGAGCTGATGAAACTGTTCTAGCGCCTGTCGGCACCAGCACTGCTGTTTGTCACTGCCACATCCTGCACACAGTGGGCTCTGCAGAAGCCGGTAATACCGGCGTCGGGCGTACCTGCTGTCCAATTCGCCCTCCAGTTCTGGGTCTgtgcccccttcccctttcctcttactCTGCATATAGACTCTCAAGAAGCGCCCATACAGGCACTGAATCATCTCTTGAAAGGGTCTGGGGGTGGAAAAAAACAGGACGCCCCGCAAAGTGGTGTGGACCTTTTCCCGTAGCCCCTGAGCGCCGGTGCCCATCAGCAAGCCCAGGCGAGTCCATTTCTCCAGGAGCTCCAGGCTGTGCAAGTAGGGATCCAGGCGATTTTCCAGCAAGCCAAAAGCGTCCAGGAGCAAGGCCAGGCACTGAGGTTCATCCGCACAGTTCTCGCGCTGGGCAATGGCATTCCAGAACTCGGGGGAGATGTTGGCCTGTAGATCGTTCTGCAGCACCTCTATGAACCACTCCTCCAGGATCGAGTGCAGGCCGTGGCCTCTCAGGACCTCCACCGCTGCGCGTAGCTCCTCCTCCTTGGGCGGGACAGCACCGCTGGTACGGGAGGATGCCTGGAGTGCAAAAGCTGTTAGACGAAAGCAAAGCACAGAGACGAGGAGAGCAGGGCAGGGTGAGTGGAGGGAGACGTTGAATGATCGGCGGGGCACAGACGCCAGGTCCTGCTAGGGAAGCGGCGCTAGGGGGAATTAGAGGGCGGACACTGCTAAAGCGCGCGGGTTCCGGTCCTCACCAGTCCCAGCGCGGCCGGGGGCACCAGTCCTGTGCTCACGGTATCCCAGGCGACCAGCAACTCTTGTGTGGGCCCGGGGTCGCTGGCCCCCACGGCCACAGCCGCCGCCATCGTCTCACCCTCTCAATCCGGCCGGGCTCGGCGCGCGGCTATGACGCACACTAGAGGCGCGCAATGATGACGCACACGAGGCGCGCGGCGATGGCGCCATGTAGAGGACCGCCGTGACGTCGCGGGCGCGCGGGCTTCGATGTGGTAGCGGCAGTTGGGCCAGAGGACCCGGGGCGGCGACATGACCCAGCAGGGCGCCGCACTGCAGAACTACAACAACGAGCTGGTTAAGTGTGAGCGGCCGCGCGGCGTACCCGCCAGACAGGCTTGGGGCGCGGGGGCGCCGGccggggatcgggcggtagctgACAGCGCGCGGCCGAGTATCTTAAGCCGTGCCTGTGCGGGTGACCCAGCCGAGGCCGCGGGGAAGCCTTTCGGACCTGCCCCGCGTCCAGCCCCGGAGTGACTCGCACCGGGTGCGGGGCGTCTGGAGAGGCGACAGAAGGAATAGCTGGGGTCCTCAAGGGctcccaggccccgccccgccccgggggTGTTCTTTGTGGCTCCTACTTTCACCCGAGAACCTTGAGGGGGAGGTAGGACACCAGCCGCGTCCTGGAAGGCGACCCAGTCGGCACCTGCACCCGCCACCCCATCTCCTGCAAAGCAGTGGGCTCGGGTGGGTTGGACGGCGGCCTTCTTCCTGTCCTGGGTTCACAGCGCTGCCCCTCTGGCCCCACAGGCATCGAGGAGTTGTGTCAGAAGCGGGAGGATTTGTGCCGGCAGATCCAGCAGGAAGAGGATGAGAAGCAGCGTTTGCAGAATGAGGTGAGGCAGCTGACGGAGAAACTGGCCCGCGTGAACGAGAACCTGGCTCGGAAGATCGCCTCCCGCAACGAGTTTGACCGCACCATCGCAGAGACGGAGGCAGCTTATCTCAAGGTGGGGCTAGGAGCCTGCATGGGCCAGTGCTCTGGCGCTTTGGGCTATCTAGGAGGGGTCCCCATAAACAGAAATAGCAGGGCTATAGGCCCACTGCTGTCCTCAAGGGCTGACTGGAAAGCCTTGCTGGCTGCATTGGGCTGGTAACTGTGGCTGTTAAGAGGGAAAAGAACCCATCCATCCCCCAGGTTTCTCTTGACTCTTGTCCCAAGCCTGATGGCCCTGCATGTGAAAGCAGGGCTGCCAGGGCTTTCTGACAGGAGCAACCACTTTGTGTACATTTCCAGATACTGGAGAGCTCACAGACTCTGCTTAATGTCctgaagagagaggctgggaactTGAGCAAGGCCACCGGTTCAGATCAGAAGAACAGCAGCGGCAAGGACAGCTGATGAGACCGCGGGTGGGGAGGGGCCTGTCTCCGCCTTTCCCATGTGTGCTAGACCTCAGCAAGCTGTTCTTAGCATCTTTGCTTTTCATGACTGTAGCTTTCTTCTCATTCCGTCAGGTGCCAAGACAGGCAGCTGCCAGCTTTTGTTAGCCTGTTTGACAGAAGTGCTGGGCCCACCATATAGAGGGTCCAGGTTCTGGGGAAAGCAGGCTCTAGGTCACATCTCCCAGACTGTTGGGAAGATTCTGTTTCAGCTCCGTGGACATCCTATCACCTTGTCCCTAGGCCAGTAGGGGCCCAGGCAAGGCCAGTGGGACCAGGGTCCTCCACCTCAGAGCTCACCCCAGTAACCTGTGACTaccaataaaggttttttttttttaagatgcattCTGGTGTCCTGCTGGTGTCCTGTGTCAGGAGTGTGGAGATGGCAGACCCCTGCCCAGATGGAGTGGCTCTCCTGTCTCACTGGTCACAGATACAATGTGAAAGGTACCTTAGACTCTCTCCTGGAAGCCCAGTGCCAGTCCTTTCCCTACTAGCACAAGGCTTAGCCCGGGGACATGCCCTTCCTGAGCTCAGGTCCCGGACCAGCCTCAGTTCTGAGATTCCACATTGTCTGGCCCAATGGCTTCCCTACCCCTATCCTTGGCCTGTCAGTTCCCATAGGGTGCCTGCAGCTGCTGACATGAAACTGGGGGCAGGATCAAGAAGACCCAAAGAAACCtgaaccaccaccactaccaccaccccccccaaaaaaaaaaaaaaaaaaaaacttccattctAAGCCTGGCCAGGTGTTCACTCTCCAGGGGGGCTCTCAATGATAAAACCCTAAATATCCTGGCTCCTGGACATGCACCAGTAGAAGGCAGTGGAAGCTGCTCAGTGGGCAGCTCCAAACTTATCAAGTGTAGGGGTTGGGGATGGGGTGCCTACCAGCTGCACCAGACCCAGGATAGTGGTCTGTCTGCACAATTGTGCTACAGGCTTGTGGGCCGGGAGCTTCTAAGCTAAGTGGAGGCAGGTTCCAGAGGCTCTGCCTGTCCCTCCTGACTCTTGATCCTTCATGGAAACCTCTTCTGACTTAGCGGCTCAGCACTTGATCCTGCTGGCTAGAGTCTGGGCCCCTGGGCATGAGTTAGACCTCAGTCCAACTGTGAGTAGTGCCCACCCTGCCCACTGAGGAAAAGGAGCTGCTCCAAAGACTGGAAGCAATGCTTGGGGTGGGATGTaagggagaggtggcagttgtggGGCGGAAGGGTCTGGAGCAAAACTGTGAAGTAGGCATGCCCTGGGGCTACTTCTCACACCTGGTGTGACACACCCAGACTGGGCCCTCATCACATGATGTGGTTGGCTCCCCAGTGCCAGCACCTAGACTGAGCCAAAAGTTCCCACAGAAATCACACAGGGAGGCGGAGACAGCTCATCCAGTGCTGTTTATTCAGAGTCCATCAGACAAGAAAGGACTTGCCATTCGTTACAAAGGGGGCGACAGGCTCCACTGTGCAGGGTCTAGAGGGTCAGGCAGCAGGCCACCTTTTACCCAGGACAGTTGCAGGCATAGCACCTGACACCCTGCTGTCCCATGGGGCAGTGCCCCAGGCCAGGGCCTAACACAGCTAGGCTGTGGGGCCCCAAGGAGGGCAGGAATGTGGAATGTGCAGAGGAGGCTGCAGAATGATGGTGGATCTCCTGGGCTCAGGCTTGGCATTGCTGGCAGGGTCTGGGTCAGAAATACAGGGCTGGCTCGCTGCGGAAGTCAGAGAGATCATTCTGACTGGCCGGGGTGAGCTAAGAGAGAGGGCAGGAATGTAGGTTCTGGGCTCACCCAGGTAGTTCCAACCCCTCCTTCCCAGGGCCACCCCTGCCTCACTTGCTCACCATGACCTCCTTCGGTGGAGGCTCCTCCTCACTGTGAGTTGGCTCCACAGTCTGCTCCTTCCACTTGCTGAAGGCCATGGAGTGCTTGGGAGTATAACTAGACAGGTCTGCAGGCAGAGGGGTCCCCTGTGATGTCAGGTCCCTTCCCCCCAGCCCCTGGCAGCGGCTCTCTGATTCCCACCCCAGTACCAGTGGCACTTACAGGAGCTGCCTTCAGGCAGCCAAGGGCtctctggtcccacgttgttgatGAACGTGGCTCGGGGCAGGAAGAGCTTGAAGGGCGTCAcagccccctcctcttcctcttcctcttccacctcttcctcctcttcctcctcctgttccttttCCTCAGCTTCCTGCACCAGGGAGCTTTCAGAAGGGTATTCAAATGTGGTCTGCAGACTCTGGTCATTGAAGGAGATCTTCATCTGGTGGGGGGAGGAAGCTATGAGCTGGGCCCCTTGCAATTGGCCCCATTCTTCCCTCCAGCCAGACCCAGCTGGAAGCACACTTAGACTAGTAACAGAATACATTAAGGGTAGTGGCTGCCCCTTGTCAGTAGACCCTCCATCTGGACCTTGTAGACCAAGCCTCTAAGAACCTAGATGCAGCTTCTTGTCACCTTGTGAGACCCACCCTTTCCTGAGACCAGAAGACTGTAGCCTCAATCTCCAGAAACTCCTATGGCAGAGGGCCACTTTCCCACTTGCACCTGCATGGCAGGAATGGTCATGGGGAGGTTGCACTGGTAGGGAGCAGGTTCTGCACTGATGGGGAACAGGGTCTAGGAAGATTgcactggtggggagcagggtgtaggggggatgcattggatcgaccttcctgtggtgcatcccgtgagtacccattcattggggaaactgacgatccttcctagccgactgaatccacatggatcccagtcactttcaaagccattaactggctacggaagaagggcaaacgctagaagaagaagaagggtgtaGGGGAGGCTGCACTGGAGGGAGGGGGTATATCCTGATCCCCTAAATGTctcctatcatctggggccctgctCCAGGGAGTTCAACCCCATCAGTATCCCCTTTCTCCCTACCCTATCCCAAGACTGCTTATCTGATGTCTGATCTCTGCACCCCTTTCCACTCTGCAAGTCCTCACCACCCCCCCATTCCCAACTCAGCAGACAATTTCTTGTTGAAACACTCAATCTCTGCCAACAGCCTGAAAACAGATGGGGCTTCTGGGTGTCAGGGGCAGTGGGGACAGCCTGGCATTGGGCAGTAGCACCAGGGCAGGTCCTCATCCTCCCCACAGGAGCTGCCTGCCCACAGGCCTACTCAGCAGGGCTCAGCCCGCCCAGCAGGTCGGTAATGAATACGAGAGCCGcctgcccacctgcagcagaTGGAAGCAGCCCTGCTAGAGCTCGAAATATTAAACTCCTGGGCACAGGACACCAGCAGGCAGCTCaggttcctcctcctcccctggaAGGAACTGAAGCAGGAGTCGAGCCTCAGGCAGAGAACCTTGGGGCCCAGGGACAGCAAGCCAAGGAGGGCTACTCAGCAAAGGCTGGCCCTGTGACTGTGGGCAGCAAGGGAGCTGGAGCTGGCCAAGGGGGACAGCAGCACCCAGAAAGGCAGGTGCTTGCTTGTTctgcccactgctcctagaaccCTGGATCCCAGCTCTCAAGTTCGGGGTGCCCCCAGCTCAGCAAAGCTCACAGGAATACCTGCTGGGCACCTGCATGAGGGACATAGCAGATGGCGACAGAACACCTGGGACAGATAAAACTGGGAGTAAGATGGATGTTTGTtgctcagcccccaccccccagacaaGCGGCCCCTTACCCACTCTGTCCTAGGCAGGCTCCACCAGCCACACCCCCAGAGGAGGCTGAGCAGGGCAGGAGCCAGGCACAGGGGGTGACCATAGAGCCTACATATCCACCTGACTGCCAGCCAGGCCAAGAGTCACCCTCCAGGTCTCAGGGACagagactatgggagcctgagacaGAACCGGCTGGCTAGCTACCCTGGGGCCCAGTCCCGCAGTGACCAGGATCTCAAATGCTTGTCCTGGGTACCTGTACTGTCTccagcgacacccccccccccgacctcaGAGCCCATCCCCCAGTGCTCTCAGCTGGGAAGGGCTGGCTGCCAGGGCCTGGCAACATAGTGCTCATTAGTGCACATGACCGGCTCCCAGCAGGGagatgagggggctgggcacatGGGCATTGAGCCTGGTACAGCCTGGCTGGGAGGGGGGCGGGGCTCCCAAGCTCAGGTCACAGCCTGCCTCTCCTTCAGTCTCCCAGCTTCTGGGGCTCCAGTCCCCCCTGGTGTGTGGATGTATGTAGGTCACAGGACTCATGCTGCCGGGGTGGGGGACCCTCTCTAGGCCCTGACCAACAGGAAGTGCAAGAGGGCATGGCTAGGGCTGGCACACCTGCACCTAGTCACCTGATTCTCGGGGACTTTGCCCACTCCACTGAGGACAGAGCAGCAGGAGGTGGGTCCAAGCTCAGGGACTTCCCAGCTCTCACACACCCTTTGTTCTACCTCAACTGGTCCTGCCAGCGCACGCCCAGCTAGGGTTATGAAGGGCGTCAGCTCTCGACTATGGGCCAGAAACTGGGCTCACCCTGCATGCCCCTCACCCCAACACTGCCCTGCCTGGCTCCTACCCCCACCTGGTCTGAGGGTTGAGGGTGCGGTGCAGCTCTAGACCAAGGAAAATCCCAACCAGCATGGGAGCTGAGTGCAGCAGAGGCCAGCCCTGCacccaggacagagagagggaggaaagcggggctccagaaacaccactggtgtgtgtgtgtgtctgagggagtcCCGAGGGTGTCACCCACACCTTGAGAGTCCTGCACACCAGCTGTGGGAAGGTCAGGAGGTGCAGCATGAAGGAGGTCACTCCACAGTCTGAGGGGCATGCAGGCTGAGGGTGGCTAAGCCAGCAGAGCTGGGGTGGCAAACACACTGCAGGCAACAGCAGATGGCTGGGGGGTGTTAAGGATCCAGCTCTGGGGATGTTGGCATGGAGTTAAGCAGAGGACcacaggggagggaagaggacagGTGCAGCTAGGTAGGAGTCAGGCCAGGTGGCACCACACAAAAGGGAGAGGCCAGGTGTGGGGAGCAGTGAGACAGCCCCACCCactggagcaaggctgcagggtGTGGCCTCCCTGCAGCCATCAGCCCAGGCTTGGCCACCACAGGGAGATAGGACATCTAACAATTCAGCCAGGAGACAACTTAAGTGGGGACGTGTGCCTCTTGGTACACAGATTGGTCAGGGCACCTGCATAGCCCACAGTCTTTCAAGGCCAGGCCACCAACCCAGGGGCAGCCTCAATAACCCCCACTGCCCAGACAGTCCCACTACAGAGCCACCCTCAACTCATagccaccccactccacccctagGGAAAGGTACAAGCACACCTCAGGGGGGTTCTAAAACAGTTGGCTTCAAGGTCATGCTGACCTGGGGGAGCAGGACAGTGACCCCCAACTCAGAAAGGCTGAAGTGGTCAGGGGGAGGTGCAGTGGCTCTGGGGATATGAGGAATATAAAAACAGGAAAGGGATATGAGGAAATGGACTTCTCTGAAGAGCTGGGCAGCCACTTGTGCCTGTGTCGCCCACCCTATGGACACTTGGCTCTTCCTGGGTGGGGCAGCTGGTGCACACCCAGGCAGGAAGTCAGTGCCAGAAGGTCATGCTGCTCTGGCGGGGCCCCTGCCAGTCCACTTGGCCAAGCCAGGTGTCATCCATCTGGACCCCCAAACTCCGAAGGCTGGCTCATGGAGTCTGGGCCTGGCTGTTGTAAGCCCATCTCTGCTGCCCAGGCAGAACCAACTTCCTGCCaccattccttaaaaaaaaaaaaaaaaaaaaaagatccttttttataaagtaaaaaagagacccagaaaaaaaagaaatcacagtggggtcgggcggtggcacagtggttaaacgcatgtggcacaaagctcaaggaccggcgtagggatcccagttcgagcccccggctccccacctgcaggggagtcgcttcacaggcggtgaagcaggtctgcaggtgtctatctttctctccccctctctgtcttcccctcctctctccatttctctctgtcctgtccaacaacgaacaacatcaacaatggcaaataataatggccacaacaaggctacaacaacaagggcaacaaaagggggaaaaaatggcctccaggagcggtggattcatggtgcaggcaccgagcccagcaataaccctggaggaaaaaaaagaaaagaaagaaatcacagcatcaaagcttccttcactgcagtaggggccaggcttgaacctgggtcacacacgtgctaaagcagtgcactatccaagtgtgctATTTCACCTGCCTGCCATCATTTCTTCCTATTTATCCCCAATTCCTCCCCTCTCACCCCAGTCTAGACATAAGTATTCCTGTTAGGGGTAGGGTGATCAAGCTGTATGCTCCAGTCTTCCAACCCCAGACGCCAGACCACTGCAGAATGGAGGTAGAGCTGGGGTAGGGGAGGCCGAGATAGCAGCCTGCACCTGGTTCTAGCCTGTTTCCTGTCTGGGAAACACCTCCACTTTGAGGCCAAGTGGGAGGGGCTCCCTCCCAATGCTGTGGGCCAAGGGTCAGGaagcaggagaggaagaagcagacaAGGGGTGGCAAGCACAAGGTGCAGCCAGGTCAGTTACTACTGGAGGGAAACACAGGGGGGAAGGCAAGTGGGAGAATGGCTGTCTACAGCACTAACAAGGGCAAGGATGAGGCCAAGCATAGGCCCATCACCACAGGGAGATGGGCAAGGATGCCTGGTTTGGCAGATGGAGCTGGCGGGAGTGCCAATGCCCTCACCCAAGGATGTATGGGACAGTGCCAAGCCCAATCCAAGACAGGAagtaggcagagagaggaggtggTGGGTCTGATTAGACACTCAGCAGAGCAGTGGTGAGGGAGCTCTGTGTGATGTGAGGCAAGAAGGAAACTAGCCCTGGACAGAGGCAGACTCAAAAATGAGCCCAAGTCCCCCAAGTGCCATCCAGGTTCTAGATGCATCCTCCCCAGGCCGGCTGATGGGGATCATGTGGAGCTGGACTTGGAATTTGCCCCTAGTCACACACAGGCACTGGAATGACCAGGAAGAATCTGAGGCACTTTTCCTTGTTCCCGGAGGGTTCCAGGCCATCAAGCAGGgtgaggcaggggtgaggctgctAGCCTTCACCTAGATCTCTCCCTGGCCCTGTAAATTCCTCCCAGTAAGAGGGCCATCACCTACAGCTCAGAACACCTGGTGTTCAAGAAACATTCTCACCAGGCCGGGTGCTACTGAGCCCTAGGTTAACATGCTTTCTAGAGAGCTGAGCATACACCCCCAGTGGCTCCCAGGACTGGGCCCCTAAAGTGACAGTCCCATCCTTTCCCTCACAGGCCAGGCCTCAGGAGTCACGCTGATTTCCTGTACTCCTAAGGTCTAGATACTTCTCCCAACTGGACCCACAAAGAGACAGGCTTGTCTGGCCAATTCCACATGTAGCCCCCAAACCAAAGGTAGAAACAATACCAGCCCAGCCCTACTTACTAACCTTGAAGGGACAGAGAGGGCAAGCTGTTCCCTGGGTCACTAGTACTCTGCTAGGACTCAGGCCAGGGACACCCCGCACCCCCCTTGCAGTATGACCCCTTGGCCACCCAGCTCTGATAGTCTTCTTTGGTGCATGGAGCAGTTGTCACTCACccagggtgggggtcctgcaAACATGGCTCATTCTTTACCCACAGCTCTTTCTGCCCTTTCTCCTTGCCAGTGACTCTGCTCCCACCACTGACCTTCTTTCTGGAAGAGCTGGCCTTAGTGAGGCAGGACTTCTGCAGGGCCAGGTAGCCACCTATCACCTCAATCTCATTCACGGTGGGGTAGCGCTTCTTCAGCTCAGCTCCTGGGGTGGCAGGGGACTCTGAGAGGTTGCCTTTCTCCTCTGGCTCGGCCTCCAGCAGCCCAGGTTCCCCATTGGCA
The sequence above is drawn from the Erinaceus europaeus chromosome 10, mEriEur2.1, whole genome shotgun sequence genome and encodes:
- the SSNA1 gene encoding microtubule nucleation factor SSNA1, yielding MTQQGAALQNYNNELVKCIEELCQKREDLCRQIQQEEDEKQRLQNEVRQLTEKLARVNENLARKIASRNEFDRTIAETEAAYLKILESSQTLLNVLKREAGNLSKATGSDQKNSSGKDS
- the ANAPC2 gene encoding anaphase-promoting complex subunit 2, giving the protein MAAAVAVGASDPGPTQELLVAWDTVSTGLVPPAALGLASSRTSGAVPPKEEELRAAVEVLRGHGLHSILEEWFIEVLQNDLQANISPEFWNAIAQRENCADEPQCLALLLDAFGLLENRLDPYLHSLELLEKWTRLGLLMGTGAQGLREKVHTTLRGVLFFSTPRPFQEMIQCLYGRFLRVYMQSKRKGEGGTDPELEGELDSRYARRRYYRLLQSPLCAGCGSDKQQCWCRQALEQFHQLSQVLHRLSLLERVSAEAVTTTLHQVTRERMEDRCRGEYERSFLREFHKWIERVVGWLGKVFLQDGPARAASPEAGNSLRRWRCHVQRFFYRIYASLRIEELFSIIRDFPDSRPAVEDLKYCLERTDQRQQLLLSLKAALETRLLHPGVNTCDIITLYISAIKALRVLDPSMVILEVACEPIRRYLRTREDTVRQIVAGLTGDSDGTGDLAIELSRTDPASLETGQDSEDDSGEPEDWVPDPVDADPGNSSSRRRSSDIISLLVSIYGSKDLFINEYRSLLADRLLHQFSFSPEREIRNVELLKLRFGEAPMHFCEVMLKDMADSRRINANIREEDEKRPAEEQPPFGVYAVILSSEFWPPFKDEKLEVPEDIREALEVYCKKYEKLKAMRTLSWKHTLGLVTMDVELADRTLSVAVTPVQAVVLLYFQDQASWTLEELSKVVKMPVALLRRRMSVWLQQGVLREEPAGTFSVVEEERPQDRDSMVLLDSDDESDSGMASQADQKEEELLLFWTYIQAMLTNLESLSLERIYSMLRMFVVSGPALAEIDLQELQGFLQKKVRDQQLIYAAGVYRLPKNCS